ATTAGATCTCtctaaaataacacatttgctcaaattacctttaaactctttgactgccacacgttataaaaacaaaaaacaaaaaatccacagtgccagccgcttttgagcattttaactcatctttcaaggcaaaaagaatattgtttgcctttactacatatacaatgttgctactaaatgaaagatcgcattccattcatcggaattttactaatcattattaaacgtctttggcagtcaattaATTATCAATAATTTGAAGACACTGCTCATTTTAATGATTTATCACAATAATTGCAAAAAATAATGACTTAACAAGATGGGAAACAGATAACGGTGACAATGTCAATATGaaacactttatttctataaatcgtgtttacattttcaaatgattgcTTCAACAAAATCAGAAACAAATCATATTGTCCCGTCAAAGGTGAGTTAGTTTTAGAACATGCCCGCAAGCTACCCGTGTGGCCCTTGCGGGGGATCTGGTGCCTGAAGGCACCACAATGATGACCCCTGATATAAATGCTCAATGGACTGAATTATATTATGGAGCAGGTCGTATGTGGCTCATGGGCTATACTTGCCCAACCCTGGCATAGCATAATAACCTACCAGTgctttatatacagtaaataagtgtatattttcatttttttaaatgggcatAGAttcaaataatataaacaaaagtACTGTATACAACTGATTTACCAGGTAGGCAAGATAATTGTACAGTGCGACTGTTTACAGTACaatttaaatacaaacattgaGTAATGGTTACAACACAAGTCTGGgtatagtttaaaaaatatcaatagAGTCAATACCAACATTAGGGTTGAGTATTCAATGTATCGTCACTGGTAAATGGAGGTCTGGTTACTACAACTGTATGGCATGGTCTTTAATTAGCAGAGGTTgctctcattatttttttttatcaacaatataaTCTAAAAATGCCCAGTTGTATGTTATATAACTTTTAATATAGATTCCCACCACAAAGGCACATATATGTCAATAAATatattgtgcataatgtaaaaaaaaaataataataattttttttaatacagagccaatatacatttaaaaaaaaaacaaagaaaaagaaaatatacataaaaaaaaaccttttttttttttttttttttttttaactccagttCATTTGAGCAGTGTGGGCTACATTTATTGTAAACAATCAAAACAGTCCTTAAGATTATTTACAAATATGACTCATAATATGAGATTTATATACACATACAGAATATGATTTTATATCATAGTACTTTGTACAAACATCAACCGGAAttatattttcaaaaagtgGGACAAAGAAATGAGAAACAATCAAAGTAAACATACAATGCAGTTTTGTCGTATGCTAGCTTTTGATAAgaagctagcagctagcttaGTACAAAGGCTTGAAACGTGGGTCACCATTGAACCTGGAAGAAGAAAACGACTATTAATACCTCAAAAGATGTTATAATGGCCTGTATTTTGTGTATAAATAACAGCTTTTCTGTAACTTGTACATTATTGTAAGGCATACAAAATAAAGTGAGGTTTTGGCAGGGAAGGGTAAAGATGTTCCAGCCAGTAAAACAATAGGTAATGACAGCGTTTAAGTGCTGagattttggtaaaaaaaaataaaaaataaaaaataaaaagaataaaaatgactaCAGTATACTGAAAATGTTGTATCCTCTCCAATCACTCTGTTGTGATATTTGCTGTTATTCCCATTAATTTCGTGAATGGTGTATCAAGGTACGGAAGCCTCGACCTTGCTCTCCTTAAGGCAGTCGAACTTTCATCTTGGTCCAACGCCGTCTGAATGTCTGTCCCAGCGTCCACCTCGTCTATGGGCCGGCTCTCGTAACTTTGCGATTCCGATGACATTCGGGTGAAGGAGTACGTTCCATTCTGGGGCGTCGGGTTGGCCTCTAGGAAGCGGCTGTACTCAACGGGCGTGTAGCGAAGTAAACTAGACTCCACCCTGCTGGGAGGAGGGGTGTTAAACTTGAACGTTGTTCGATGAAAATCCGTTGTGAGGAAGAGGGAAGGACGGCGGATAGGTGGTGCGTCGGGTTCTTCTATGGGAGATGATGGAGGTGGTGTGGGAGATGATGGAGGTGGTGTGGGAGATGATGGAGGTGGTGTGGGTGATGATGAAGGTGGTGTGGGTGATGACGGTGGAGTGGGTGATGAAGGCAGTGGGGGTAGTGGATGTTGTGTGGGTGATAAAGGAGGTTCAGGGGGTAGAGAAGCGTACATGCATGGTAAGAGAGGATCAGGGGGTGGTGGAGGGCGTATTTGTGGCGGAGGAGGGATGACAAATAAATGTTCAGATGGGAGTTGTTCTAAAATAGTAGGAAGACGAGTTGATTCATGCAGAATAGGAGATTCAACATCACACCTTGGTACTTCTTCAACTCTGTTTGAACAGTCACACGTTAAACCAATCAAGTCCTTGAGCGAAACACTACACTCAACGTTGCTTCTTACCTTGGGAGAGAATTGTTGTAGACTAGTGCTGTCTTGCCAAAGTCCAAATCATCTTCATCACTACTCTGTGAGGACATAAAATACTTGAGCTTGGCTTCTAATTCATTATTCTAGGAAAAGGAAAACAAGAAACAAGACTGTTATAATCATGCAAAGACGACACCGACAACCATTGCTCAAAGTTCAGGCACTCAGCACCAAAAGAACCGTTAACCGCACGAGCCCGTATTGAACATGCAGTACACTTACACACACCCAGAGTCTTACCTCACACTCTACAATTGCAATTCGGTCCAGCAGTTCTGAGATGAACATGTCCTTTTCAGCAACTTGAGCTCGTAGCATTTGCACCTTCATCGTTTCAAGACGAAAACACAGATAATCATAAGATACAATTAAAAAGTTTGTTGGGATTATCCTGGCCAGTCCTGTGGATTAGTGGTTACTACTAATGAAGAAGAAGTTGCTGGAAGTGAAACAGCCTTAGCAATATGCAGttaacgtgttgccatttttttgtgcaatgtCTCCAATCAGGACTATCCAAACTTGATTGATTCTCTCtccctgtgtccaaattcacaaggctgggtccacCGAAGGCCAAATTTGTCGGCCGAATGACGTCACCCCCGCCGCGACTCAACAGCACGTACGGACTTACATGTGAATGGATTGTCAATGCTGCTTGTCAGTTGACCAGATTAGTGAATTTGGACCCAGGGTCTGATTTGTAGGGATGGTTACCACTGTTACAAAACAAATTTTAACTAAATACATACTTTGGTATGATTGTTTTACAACCTGAAAATCCCAACATTTCAGAGgaagttttttaaaaatcagcaattgttcacattattttgcaatgaaaacaaaaatgaagcaaaTGCAGCAATGCGTGGCTCCGTTGGTTTTCTTTCATCTGTGTTTGTTACTAATATACTGTTTATACTGTTAACTgtttcaccccacggcctattaTAACTGACTTGACATGAGAAGCGACAGGACAAATTGAAAAACTGTCGCCAATATATTCTGAAAATTGATTTACAGTGAATTACACTGAAAAACCTTTTGAGTGATATttgcttggaaaaaattcttttCACTCCGAAATTCTGAGTACCGTAAGTATTATAAGgagagttcttttttttaaacaatatatttattgGTTTTAATTCGAACACAGAACAAACTCAACTGAGTGAAATACCCAAAACTTACActaaagcagaaaaaaatcaaataaaatcaaataaaaaatgatacagaaaatatgtcaaaataaatcctTAAAATAATGAGAGTTCTTGAATAAATTTTACTTGCATATTagtacattattaaaaaaaaaaaattttaatcactGAATTGTACTCTCTTCATTAGGAGTTTCTATAGATAACTAAGAAAATGGTaagagggctttttttttttatagaatgtAGTATTATTGCACAGTGTGGGAAATAATTGTGAGTTTAAATTGACACTGTACTATTGTTTACACTCTACCAGAgttaaatattttgttattattaacaTTTATAGTGTTAATGAATGCAACTCGTTTTGAGTGTTAAAAACACTGGATGGATTTTAACACTACACACAGTTGTTTTAAACTCCACctcagtgttaaaaaaaaacacaccttcaAAAGAGATGTTTTAACTATATATAATATGGACCAATATAGACATATTACCACTGCTGATCTTGCCTTGCAATGTGTGTTCCTCGTCATAAAGTAAACAATGTGAAATaattgtgttcattttgtctgttTCTTAGCGGCAGTTTTTGCTCTCATGCCACACGCAGAAGAACATTTGCTGCAGTGTGTCTATTTTACATTCTGAAATAATTTGTGCTATTTGTGGTGGTTTCAACAGCCACTAAACATACTTTGCTGCTGTTTGTTGCTCACTGTTTGTCATTGCAAACCTGAACCGTTTACAAATGACTCACTAAAtggtgcctctttttttttttttaatttaattttaattggcaattaaaaaaaaaaaagccaaatttaCAGGATATATACAAGTGTGAAAAATGTCCGTGCACTGTCTCAAATTTTAGCGGCAAAATGCGACCATTTTGGGGCGGTCTGTAACCCTGTCCagcattttcattctttttacGGCTAATGAAATTAATCGTCTCTTTCCTCAGAAAACAAGGATCACACAACCTCAAATGACCTCTCTCACCTCCTCAATCATCTCTTTGACCTTCCGCTGTTGGCAGAAGACCATGTCGTTTAAGTGTCTGATTCTCTCTCGAAGATCTCCGGCTTCACTTTGCAGCTCTTGGGACCTGCGGACCACCAGCAGCCATTGTTAGCTCCAACTGATCTGAGCTGGTGTCGCGCTCACCACAACAAAAGTCGGAAAGCAGTGTTTACCAAACATTGCATTTCCTCTTTGGACACAGATCAGATATTCAGCTTGTTGTCGTCCCTTTTTTGGACATTGGCGGGATACCTTTTGGCTGgaggtccatctgttgtgtcaCTCCTATCCAACATGCGAAGACGCCGTTCACATTCCTGCAGTTTCTGGTGGAGTTGGCTCTTTTCCTGTAGGATCGGTCATATTATTATCATGCATGTCATaagttgttttttcttgttgttttttttgcaatggtTACCGTTCCCATGCAGTCGACCAGCCGCTCAAGTTCACCGATCCTCAGATCCCGCTCAGCGATTTTAGCCTCTGCGAGCCTGATATTCATCTCAGCTTCCTCTAGTCGTCTGATGTAGTCGTCCAGTTGTGCCTGTGTAagcaaatacattaaaaaaaaaacattttgctctGGCGTTTGTTTGAAATTGTTCTTAGGAAGCACTGATATGTGTCTATTGGCAATAGATGTAGCACATTGATCAAAAAGTAAACAGTGCAGACCTGGAGTATTTCAATCTCCTCCCTGTGTTTCCTTTGCTCTTCTAGGAGCTTTTCCTGGTAGTCCCTTTCGAGTGTCATTGAGAGCTCCATGAGGGCTTTACTGTTGGCCTCCCGTGACGATTCCACCtggacagcaaaaaaataaataaataaataaactgagcTGATTGTGGACTGATTATAATGGTGGATGGTGAAGTGCTTTATACAAGCGTGTGATTAAAAATGTAGTAGGAatggaaaaatgttgatttgacttgacttctacCTATGTCCCAGATATCTACAACAGAATGTGGTGTGCCGAGCTGCTCAGTACACATGTAAacaatgtgtctgtgtgttccGAGTATAATCTTTCCTCACAAAATGTCGCACAACTAGTCCAACGTCTCTTATCGACAGTTCCGAGCAGGCCGACTTGTCACACCAGCTACAAGTGACAACAGTTTCCATGAATGTGTCAGAGCAGGTACTTCCACAGTGATGTCACGCAAACATCCTACCTGAAGTCTGAGCGTTTGGTTTTCCGCATGCGCTGCGGCCAGCTCTCTCTCCTTGTCTCTGAGCTGTTCCTGCGTTGTCTCGCAAGTGCTGCGCAAACTCTTCAACTCTTCCCCTGTGTCCACTCGATTCTGACAGTTCTCCAGAAGGGATTTCTGCAAGGGCGACAAAATTGTTCCAAGCGTAGAACTATG
Above is a genomic segment from Festucalex cinctus isolate MCC-2025b chromosome 4, RoL_Fcin_1.0, whole genome shotgun sequence containing:
- the LOC144017217 gene encoding myocardial zonula adherens protein-like isoform X1, which gives rise to MLHYGGRRTFSSTTTTTADSPESRSERTIRRLRLTLLPGDDNNKEHKTTKPDTDGWKKKNGVIQRERPPGRESANQHLGDMTNGQPEPSLQHRGAKMYGVVQSNNPDRQQHVMAREWTVSHLHDEMKYIREVRDSLEKVRERMYGQFGGMQQSVQKMSQEIKTANSRRRSLESEVRIRTAAMERFDQMNSSLISSNIGLQKSLLENCQNRVDTGEELKSLRSTCETTQEQLRDKERELAAAHAENQTLRLQVESSREANSKALMELSMTLERDYQEKLLEEQRKHREEIEILQAQLDDYIRRLEEAEMNIRLAEAKIAERDLRIGELERLVDCMGTEKSQLHQKLQECERRLRMLDRSDTTDGPPAKRSQELQSEAGDLRERIRHLNDMVFCQQRKVKEMIEEVQMLRAQVAEKDMFISELLDRIAIVECENNELEAKLKYFMSSQSSDEDDLDFGKTALVYNNSLPRVEEVPRCDVESPILHESTRLPTILEQLPSEHLFVIPPPPQIRPPPPPDPLLPCMYASLPPEPPLSPTQHPLPPLPSSPTPPSSPTPPSSSPTPPPSSPTPPPSSPTPPPSSPIEEPDAPPIRRPSLFLTTDFHRTTFKFNTPPPSRVESSLLRYTPVEYSRFLEANPTPQNGTYSFTRMSSESQSYESRPIDEVDAGTDIQTALDQDESSTALRRARSRLPYLDTPFTKLMGITANITTE
- the LOC144017217 gene encoding myocardial zonula adherens protein-like isoform X2 translates to MLHYGGRRTFSSTTTTTADSPESRSERTIRRLRLTLLPGDDNNKEHKTTKPDTDGWKKKNGVIQRERPPGRESANQHLGDMTNGQPEPSLQHRGAKMYGVVQSNNPDRQQHVMAREWTVSHLHDEMKYIREVRDSLEKVRERMYGQFGGMQQSVQKMSQEIKTANSRRRSLESEVRIRTAAMERFDQMNSSLISSNIGLQKSLLENCQNRVDTGEELKSLRSTCETTQEQLRDKERELAAAHAENQTLRLQVESSREANSKALMELSMTLERDYQEKLLEEQRKHREEIEILQAQLDDYIRRLEEAEMNIRLAEAKIAERDLRIGELERLVDCMGTEKSQLHQKLQECERRLRMLDRSDTTDGPPAKRSQELQSEAGDLRERIRHLNDMVFCQQRKVKEMIEEVQMLRAQVAEKDMFISELLDRIAIVECENNELEAKLKYFMSSQSSDEDDLDFGKTALVYNNSLPRVEEVPRCDVESPILHESTRLPTILEQLPSEHLFVIPPPPQIRPPPPPDPLLPCMYASLPPEPPLSPTQHPLPPLPSSPTPPSSPTPPSSSPTPPPSSPTPPPSSPTPPPSSPIEEPDAPPIRRPSLFLTTDFHRTTFKFNTPPPSRVESSLLRYTPVEYSRFLEANPTPQNGTYSFTRMSSESQSYESRPIDEVDAGTDIQTALDQDESSTALRRARFNGDPRFKPLY
- the LOC144017217 gene encoding myocardial zonula adherens protein-like isoform X5, which gives rise to MTNGQPEPSLQHRGAKMYGVVQSNNPDRQQHVMAREWTVSHLHDEMKYIREVRDSLEKVRERMYGQFGGMQQSVQKMSQEIKTANSRRRSLESEVRIRTAAMERFDQMNSSLISSNIGLQKSLLENCQNRVDTGEELKSLRSTCETTQEQLRDKERELAAAHAENQTLRLQVESSREANSKALMELSMTLERDYQEKLLEEQRKHREEIEILQAQLDDYIRRLEEAEMNIRLAEAKIAERDLRIGELERLVDCMGTEKSQLHQKLQECERRLRMLDRSDTTDGPPAKRSQELQSEAGDLRERIRHLNDMVFCQQRKVKEMIEEVQMLRAQVAEKDMFISELLDRIAIVECENNELEAKLKYFMSSQSSDEDDLDFGKTALVYNNSLPRVEEVPRCDVESPILHESTRLPTILEQLPSEHLFVIPPPPQIRPPPPPDPLLPCMYASLPPEPPLSPTQHPLPPLPSSPTPPSSPTPPSSSPTPPPSSPTPPPSSPTPPPSSPIEEPDAPPIRRPSLFLTTDFHRTTFKFNTPPPSRVESSLLRYTPVEYSRFLEANPTPQNGTYSFTRMSSESQSYESRPIDEVDAGTDIQTALDQDESSTALRRARSRLPYLDTPFTKLMGITANITTE
- the LOC144017217 gene encoding myocardial zonula adherens protein-like isoform X3; the protein is MLHYGGRRTFSSTTTTTADSPESRSERTIRRLRLTLLPGDDNNKEHKTTKPDTDGWKKKNGVIQRERPPGRESANQHLGDMTNGQPEPSLQHRGAKMYGVVQSNNPDRQQHVMAREWTVSHLHDEMKYIREVRDSLEKVRERMYGQFGGMQQSVQKMSQEIKTANSRRRSLESEVRIRTAAMERFDQMNSSLISSNIGLQKSLLENCQNRVDTGEELKSLRSTCETTQEQLRDKERELAAAHAENQTLRLQVESSREANSKALMELSMTLERDYQEKLLEEQRKHREEIEILQAQLDDYIRRLEEAEMNIRLAEAKIAERDLRIGELERLVDCMGTEKSQLHQKLQECERRLRMLDRSDTTDGPPAKRSQELQSEAGDLRERIRHLNDMVFCQQRKVKEMIEEVQMLRAQVAEKDMFISELLDRIAIVECENNELEAKLKYFMSSQSSDEDDLDFGKTALVYNNSLPRVEEVPRCDVESPILHESTRLPTILEQLPSEHLFVIPPPPQIRPPPPPDPLLPCMYASLPPEPPLSPTQHPLPPLPSSPTPPSSPTPPSSSPTPPPSSPIEEPDAPPIRRPSLFLTTDFHRTTFKFNTPPPSRVESSLLRYTPVEYSRFLEANPTPQNGTYSFTRMSSESQSYESRPIDEVDAGTDIQTALDQDESSTALRRARSRLPYLDTPFTKLMGITANITTE
- the LOC144017217 gene encoding myocardial zonula adherens protein-like isoform X4; protein product: MHLGDMTNGQPEPSLQHRGAKMYGVVQSNNPDRQQHVMAREWTVSHLHDEMKYIREVRDSLEKVRERMYGQFGGMQQSVQKMSQEIKTANSRRRSLESEVRIRTAAMERFDQMNSSLISSNIGLQKSLLENCQNRVDTGEELKSLRSTCETTQEQLRDKERELAAAHAENQTLRLQVESSREANSKALMELSMTLERDYQEKLLEEQRKHREEIEILQAQLDDYIRRLEEAEMNIRLAEAKIAERDLRIGELERLVDCMGTEKSQLHQKLQECERRLRMLDRSDTTDGPPAKRSQELQSEAGDLRERIRHLNDMVFCQQRKVKEMIEEVQMLRAQVAEKDMFISELLDRIAIVECENNELEAKLKYFMSSQSSDEDDLDFGKTALVYNNSLPRVEEVPRCDVESPILHESTRLPTILEQLPSEHLFVIPPPPQIRPPPPPDPLLPCMYASLPPEPPLSPTQHPLPPLPSSPTPPSSPTPPSSSPTPPPSSPTPPPSSPTPPPSSPIEEPDAPPIRRPSLFLTTDFHRTTFKFNTPPPSRVESSLLRYTPVEYSRFLEANPTPQNGTYSFTRMSSESQSYESRPIDEVDAGTDIQTALDQDESSTALRRARSRLPYLDTPFTKLMGITANITTE